ATTGATGGTTTTTTGATAGTGATTTAATTGTTTATCGACTTTGTCCAAACGTCTTGTGATACGTTGTAACAATTCTTTGGGCGCATGAATTTTTTCCTGTGCTCTTTTAGCTAGGAGTAAAATACACCGTTCTTTGTCCAAGCGGTTTTGCGTGTGATACAACGTAGCCAAACGTTCGCTGTATTCATAACGTTGATAATGGGTCCCTTCACAAAGGTAGATTAGTAAATCTTCGGCTTGATCATACTGTTTTAAGTAAAAATAATTTAACGCTTCGCGATAAAGTTTTAATTCAAAGTCTTCTTTAGTCGCGTCAAGAGGATGATTTTCCAGCCATTCTTTCACGGAGACTTTCCGTAAGATCTGTCCGTTTTTGTCTTTGACGATAATTACTGGTTGCTGTTTTAGTTGGCTTTTTTCAATTGGCATATTTCCACCTCCTCATACTTCATTGATAACAAAAGTATTATAAAGGGAAATGATTAAAAAAAGCGACGGAAATCTTTAAAAAGATTGTCATAATTAAAACTTTAAATATTTCTTAAACGAAAGAAATCAACTAAACGAGAAACACCCAAGACAACTAACAGGCCGCCAAAAATTTGGAAAACTAATAAAACACTACGGAAAGGATTAAATAGGAGTAACGCACCGGCTACAATCATTAAGATACTAAAGACAAACCAACCCGTACGTGCTGTGCCGTCTTTTTTTAATTGCAATTCCTGTAACAACTGGGTAATTCCACTAATTAAAATGAATAAGCCCAGGAAAAAGGGAATAATAGACACAATTCCTTTTGCAAAAATCAAAATCAGCAAAGCTGCGGCTAAAAGTAAAATTCCAGTTGTTAATTGGGAACCAGAATAGCCACGCTTTTGTGCTCGGTAATGGTTCACTAAGTTAATAATTCCCATAACAAAAAAGAAAGCAGCAAAAATATAAACAATCATATTGAAGAAAGGTTCAGGTTTAATTAAAATCAAGATTCCCAAAATACCGTAGGCGACGCCACTTAATAATAAATTTTCACGAAATGTTTTAAAAAAATTATCCATAATCAAAACTCCTCTATTTTTCTATTCTCTTCTTTATTGTAACGAAATTTGAGGAATAAAGAAAATACTTGGTTCGCTTTTGCAACGGTAAAAGACACTACCAATTTGGCTGATAGCGTTTTTATGGTAAGATGAAGAAAAGGAGGGGGAAAAGTATTTGTCGACATTTACCATTTTGCTGTTAATTTTTGTACTGGTGCTTTTTGCCTATTTATTCTTGATCGAAAAAGAAATTATTTTCAAGTCTCGCCGTAAGTCCACCAGTTTTTATTTGATTTTAGCTTTAGGAGTGGGAACAATTGTGCTGGTTGGTTTAAACCCTACAACCTTAGACGAGAACGTCCGGGGTATTTTGGCAGGGTTGATTATCTTAAGCTTTTTAATTGATGCCAAAGGTTTTGCGGAAAATCATATTAGTATTAATGCAATGGATAAAAAAGGAATTCCCTATGCTGAGGTAGATCGTATTGTTTTATTAAAAACCAAGAATCAAGTGAAGGTGAATTTTTTTCGCCGGGGCATGCGCGGACCGCTATTTGTTTTGAATGAACCGCTAGAAGAAATTGTGGCGTTTTTGGCAACACATTTAAAAGAGGGAACACCGATTGATATTTTATTAGATGAAAAAAAATAGGCTAGCGCCAAACAACAGTTTAGCAGCTAGTCTATTTTTGTGTTCAAATTATTTAAAAGTTAAGAAACGTTCGTCGTCACTTAAGAATTCTTTTTCGCCAGCTTCAGCTTCTTTTGAACCGAATACTAATTGTGAACGCAATTGCCAGTTTTCAGGAATATTCCATTCTTTTGCAACAGCGGCATCAATAACTGGATTGTAATGTTGTAGGTTAGCACCAAGTCCAGCTTCTTCTAAAGCAGTCCAAGTATTTGCTGTTGCAATACCATTTGATTGTTCTGCCCAATCAGGGAAGTTATCAGCATATAAAGCAAATTGTTCTTGTAAAGTTTTCACTGTATCTGTGTTTTTAAAGAATAAAACTGTACCAAAACCAGCTTTGAAACCAGCTAATTTTGCTTGGGTATTAGGGAATGCTTCTGGAGGAGTTAAAGGTTTTAATGCTTCTTCTGTCATTTCCCATAATTTTTCATGTGCTTGGCCAAATAAGATGACAACACGTGGAGATTGCGCGTTAAATGCTGTTGGGCTATATTTAACAGCTTCTTTAATCAGGCTTTCAATTTCAGTTTCCTTAAGATTAACGTTGCGTCCTAATGCGTAGATTGAACGACGGTTTTTGATTGCTTCTAAAAAGTTTGACATGTAAATAACCACCTTTGTTTAATTAAGTAACATCGTCAGTATACATACTTACAATTAGTTAGTAAACTAATATGCTCATTTAAATTTTTCTTATTACTAGTCGCAAACTTTGGTGAAAAAAAGACTCTATGGTACTATTAATGTATGAAACTTTGAGGAAGAAGGATAAAACGCTTGAAAGATAAAAATTATGAATGGCTTAAATCGGCACTTTTTCTAATCGGCTTAGTTGTAGTATTAGTAGCAGTGCGTCTATTTATTTTCACCCCGGTAGTCGTTAAAGGCGATTCTATGGATCCCACCTTACAAGATGGTGAAAGAGTGATTGCCTTATTGAATACAAAAGTAAAACGCTTTGATATTGTAACTTTTCCGGCCCCAGATGAACCTGATAAATATTATATTAAGCGCGTGATTGGACTGCCAGGAGATACGGTCAGTTATCAAAATGACCAATTGCTGATTAATGGCAAAAAGGTGGCGGAACCTTATTTAAATGAATATAAAAAAGATTTAACCGATGGTATGCCGTTAACTTTAAGTCCAAATCAAGAAGCAAGTTTTAAATTTGAAAAAGTGCCCGCCGGCAAAATTTTAGTTTTAGGGGATAACAGGCGCATTTCAAAAGATACGCGCTCGATTGGCTTTATCGATGAAAAGACAGTTTCTGGTGATGTGAAATTTGTTTTTTGGCCTTTAAAAGAAATTGGTTTTATTAATAAATAAGTAAAAGTTTAAGAATGAAAATAAAGTTGGTAAATGAACCGCTGCGTTCAATTTATCGACTTTTTTTTGTTATACTATGCTAGTAACAAGATAACTTCAATTGCTTTTTTTGAAGGAAGGAGTTTGAGATGACTTTACAATTTTTAATTGGCAATGGTGCTTTAGATCATCGCCAAACTTATATAAAAAAA
The DNA window shown above is from Enterococcus montenegrensis and carries:
- a CDS encoding HdeD family acid-resistance protein translates to MDNFFKTFRENLLLSGVAYGILGILILIKPEPFFNMIVYIFAAFFFVMGIINLVNHYRAQKRGYSGSQLTTGILLLAAALLILIFAKGIVSIIPFFLGLFILISGITQLLQELQLKKDGTARTGWFVFSILMIVAGALLLFNPFRSVLLVFQIFGGLLVVLGVSRLVDFFRLRNI
- a CDS encoding nitroreductase family protein, coding for MSNFLEAIKNRRSIYALGRNVNLKETEIESLIKEAVKYSPTAFNAQSPRVVILFGQAHEKLWEMTEEALKPLTPPEAFPNTQAKLAGFKAGFGTVLFFKNTDTVKTLQEQFALYADNFPDWAEQSNGIATANTWTALEEAGLGANLQHYNPVIDAAVAKEWNIPENWQLRSQLVFGSKEAEAGEKEFLSDDERFLTFK
- the lepB gene encoding signal peptidase I, with product MKDKNYEWLKSALFLIGLVVVLVAVRLFIFTPVVVKGDSMDPTLQDGERVIALLNTKVKRFDIVTFPAPDEPDKYYIKRVIGLPGDTVSYQNDQLLINGKKVAEPYLNEYKKDLTDGMPLTLSPNQEASFKFEKVPAGKILVLGDNRRISKDTRSIGFIDEKTVSGDVKFVFWPLKEIGFINK